From the Phyllobacterium zundukense genome, one window contains:
- the cydB gene encoding cytochrome d ubiquinol oxidase subunit II, with protein sequence MILHQLIDYETLRVIWWLLIGVLLIGFAVTDGFDLGTGTLLPFVAKTDMERRIVINTIGPIWEGNQVWLIVGGGAIFAAWPPLYAVSFSGFYLAMFIILASLILRPVGFKFRSKRDSDTWRAAWDRALFIGGFVPALIFGVAMGNVLQGVPFRFNSDLRIFYEGSFFGLLNPFALLCGLLSVAMLVMHGGAWLVLKTSGPVADRARKYGSLAALITIALFAVAGLWVWAGFGGYRITSVVDPIGASNPLLKTVVEENDAWFTNYGSYPVLLLAPICGFIGAAGAFLGLRARREIGTILSSALSIFGIISTVGVSMFPFILPSSLDPRSSLTVWDSSSSHLTLFIMLVVTAIFIPLIVIYTSWVYRVLWGKVDEAAINDESGHAY encoded by the coding sequence ATGATCCTGCATCAATTAATCGATTATGAAACCTTGCGTGTGATCTGGTGGCTGCTGATCGGCGTCCTCCTGATTGGTTTTGCCGTTACCGACGGTTTCGATCTGGGGACCGGGACGCTGCTGCCGTTCGTCGCAAAAACCGATATGGAGCGGCGCATCGTTATCAATACGATCGGTCCGATCTGGGAAGGTAATCAAGTCTGGCTCATTGTTGGTGGCGGCGCTATTTTTGCAGCTTGGCCGCCGCTCTACGCGGTGTCGTTCTCCGGGTTTTACCTTGCCATGTTCATCATTCTGGCATCCCTGATCCTTCGCCCTGTCGGTTTCAAATTCCGCTCCAAGCGGGACAGCGATACATGGCGTGCTGCATGGGATCGCGCATTGTTCATTGGCGGCTTTGTGCCGGCGTTGATCTTTGGCGTGGCCATGGGCAATGTTCTTCAGGGCGTTCCATTCCGTTTCAACAGTGACCTCCGCATCTTTTATGAGGGCTCGTTCTTCGGCCTGTTGAACCCGTTCGCGCTTCTGTGTGGTCTTCTCTCTGTGGCGATGCTCGTCATGCACGGAGGTGCATGGCTGGTGCTGAAGACATCGGGACCTGTTGCGGATCGTGCCCGAAAATATGGAAGTCTTGCAGCTCTGATCACCATTGCACTGTTTGCCGTTGCCGGGCTTTGGGTATGGGCTGGGTTCGGCGGCTACCGCATAACCAGCGTTGTCGACCCCATAGGTGCGTCGAACCCGCTCTTGAAAACTGTCGTGGAAGAAAATGACGCGTGGTTTACCAATTATGGCAGCTATCCAGTACTTCTCCTCGCTCCGATCTGCGGCTTCATTGGAGCGGCCGGCGCATTTCTCGGGCTGAGAGCAAGACGGGAGATCGGGACGATCCTTTCAAGCGCGCTGTCAATCTTCGGCATTATCTCGACGGTGGGCGTCTCGATGTTTCCGTTCATCCTCCCCTCCTCGCTCGATCCGCGGTCGAGCCTCACTGTCTGGGACTCATCATCGAGCCATTTGACCCTCTTCATCATGCTGGTGGTCACGGCGATCTTCATCCCGCTGATCGTCATCTACACGAGTTGGGTCTACCGCGTGCTGTGGGGCAAGGTTGATGAAGCTGCGATCAACGACGAGAGCGGTCACGCTTACTAA
- the repA gene encoding plasmid partitioning protein RepA, protein MNIAIPLPKFEFDDKILDQGAEISRRLDQLRMEKFPPNATKTLRSFSMAEVAHYLGVTQNNLKRLHLEGKGPVPAQAASGRRSYTAEQMLELRHYLDRNGRTEVKKYVPHRKPGDKLQVIAVVNFKGGSGKTTTAAHLSQYLALTGHRVLAIDLDPQASLSALHGFQPELDRNLSLYESIRYDEDRKPITDVILPTNFPGLDIIPANLELQEYEYDTPLAMQDRASLEGRQFFTRIGKALEEVDSRYDVVVVDCPPQLGYLTLTAMSAATSVLITVHPQMLDLMSMSQFLLMLGGILKTVKQAGAKVQLDWFRYLITRYEPTDIPQAQMVGFMQSMLAEEILANPMLKSTAVSDAGLTKQTLYEVEKNSFTRTTYERAIESLDAVNSEIAALVHRAWGR, encoded by the coding sequence ATGAACATCGCAATACCTCTGCCCAAATTCGAGTTTGATGACAAGATCCTCGATCAAGGAGCGGAGATTTCACGCCGGCTGGATCAGCTTCGGATGGAAAAATTTCCGCCGAACGCGACGAAGACATTGCGCTCCTTTTCCATGGCGGAAGTGGCTCATTATCTCGGTGTCACCCAAAACAATCTAAAGCGACTGCATCTGGAAGGTAAAGGCCCCGTACCCGCACAGGCTGCGTCTGGCCGCCGTTCCTATACGGCGGAGCAGATGTTGGAACTGCGGCATTATCTTGACCGCAACGGCCGTACAGAGGTGAAGAAGTATGTCCCTCACCGCAAGCCTGGCGACAAGCTGCAGGTTATTGCGGTTGTTAACTTCAAGGGAGGATCAGGCAAGACGACCACTGCTGCCCATCTTTCCCAGTACCTGGCGCTGACTGGGCATCGCGTCCTAGCCATTGACCTTGATCCGCAGGCATCCCTGTCGGCGTTGCATGGTTTCCAGCCGGAACTTGATCGCAATTTGTCGCTTTACGAGTCGATCCGCTATGACGAAGATCGCAAGCCGATAACCGATGTTATTCTTCCGACCAATTTCCCCGGTCTCGATATAATCCCTGCGAACCTCGAGTTGCAGGAGTATGAGTATGATACTCCACTTGCGATGCAAGACCGGGCGTCGCTCGAAGGCAGGCAGTTTTTCACACGTATCGGCAAAGCGCTCGAGGAAGTGGACAGCCGATATGATGTCGTCGTCGTCGATTGCCCGCCACAATTGGGCTACCTGACGCTAACGGCCATGTCGGCTGCGACTTCGGTACTCATCACGGTTCATCCGCAGATGCTTGACCTCATGTCGATGTCACAGTTCCTGCTGATGCTCGGCGGCATTCTCAAGACCGTCAAGCAGGCGGGAGCCAAAGTGCAGCTGGACTGGTTCCGCTATCTGATTACCCGTTACGAGCCGACAGACATTCCCCAGGCACAAATGGTTGGTTTCATGCAATCAATGCTGGCTGAAGAAATTCTTGCCAACCCGATGCTGAAATCAACGGCAGTTTCGGATGCCGGTTTGACGAAGCAAACACTATATGAGGTCGAGAAAAATAGCTTCACACGCACGACCTACGAACGGGCGATTGAATCGCTTGATGCAGTCAATTCCGAGATTGCTGCTCTCGTGCACCGGGCATGGGGTCGCTGA
- the cydX gene encoding cytochrome bd-I oxidase subunit CydX: protein MWYFAWLLGLPFAAAFAVLNAMWYELVEDDKTRKETGQK from the coding sequence ATGTGGTATTTCGCCTGGCTTCTCGGACTGCCCTTCGCGGCCGCGTTCGCTGTGTTGAACGCGATGTGGTACGAATTGGTCGAAGATGACAAGACACGAAAGGAAACGGGGCAGAAGTAG
- the repC gene encoding plasmid replication protein RepC, which translates to MQTGNTFTTPFGRRSLSLGMLATQVQAKEIDPQASIDKWKLFRSLCEARALIGISDRALVVLNALLTFYPQTELCEANGLVVFPSNVQLSLRAHGMAPATLRRHLSALVETGLIFRKDSPNGKRYARRTRAGEEGEAFGFSIAPLVSRATEFDAMAEQVRSERLQLKLMKERVTLLRRDIVKLIELGFEELPEIDWSAQYTRFRGVIDDVPRQATAEDLEPIVDGLECIQLEVSNLLTDRLNSQKMNPKESHSERHKQNSNTQSTTDLEPGLRNSQGAKLGQKTEAIELGDPKDRPITTIRTGRGPEEKAEDLPDGKPVPLGLVRQACPQIAAYTKQGIASWSDLMAAAVVVRSMLGVSPSAYEEACDVLGQENAAIAMACILERAEQINSAGGYLRSLTDKAAQGEFSVWPMLLAQFRATGTHVQLVATK; encoded by the coding sequence ATGCAGACGGGGAATACGTTTACGACGCCCTTTGGGCGGCGGTCGCTGTCGCTTGGCATGCTGGCAACGCAGGTGCAGGCGAAAGAGATCGATCCGCAGGCGTCGATCGACAAATGGAAGCTGTTTCGCAGCCTGTGCGAGGCGAGGGCGTTAATTGGCATATCCGACCGGGCGCTGGTGGTGCTCAATGCGCTTTTGACATTCTATCCGCAGACGGAACTCTGCGAGGCGAACGGCCTGGTGGTGTTCCCATCCAATGTGCAGCTCTCGCTTCGTGCCCACGGCATGGCGCCGGCAACGCTACGACGACATTTAAGCGCGCTGGTAGAAACCGGCCTGATCTTCCGCAAGGATAGCCCTAACGGCAAGCGCTATGCGCGCAGGACCAGGGCAGGGGAGGAGGGAGAGGCTTTTGGGTTCTCAATAGCTCCCTTGGTCTCGCGTGCCACTGAATTCGACGCTATGGCCGAACAGGTGCGATCCGAACGGCTACAGTTGAAATTGATGAAGGAACGCGTCACGCTTCTACGCCGTGATATCGTCAAGCTGATCGAGCTTGGGTTTGAAGAACTACCCGAGATAGACTGGAGCGCCCAATACACCCGGTTTAGGGGGGTCATCGACGATGTACCACGCCAGGCAACGGCTGAGGATCTGGAACCGATAGTCGATGGGCTGGAATGTATCCAGTTAGAAGTGTCCAATCTATTGACAGATAGGCTTAATTCTCAAAAAATGAACCCCAAAGAGTCTCATTCTGAGCGCCACAAACAAAATTCAAATACCCAATCCACAACTGATCTTGAACCTGGCTTAAGAAACAGCCAAGGGGCAAAGCTGGGGCAAAAAACAGAAGCAATTGAGCTAGGTGACCCGAAAGACAGGCCAATAACAACGATCCGAACGGGCAGGGGGCCGGAAGAGAAGGCTGAGGATCTGCCAGATGGCAAGCCGGTTCCGCTCGGCCTTGTCCGCCAGGCTTGTCCACAGATTGCTGCCTACACAAAACAAGGCATTGCCAGCTGGTCGGATCTAATGGCGGCGGCTGTTGTTGTCCGCTCGATGCTCGGCGTCAGCCCCTCCGCCTATGAGGAGGCCTGTGATGTTCTCGGGCAGGAAAATGCGGCAATCGCCATGGCCTGCATCCTTGAAAGGGCAGAACAGATCAATTCGGCCGGCGGCTATTTGAGATCGCTAACAGACAAGGCGGCCCAGGGCGAGTTCTCTGTTTGGCCCATGCTCTTGGCACAATTCAGGGCCACGGGTACCCATGTCCAGCTAGTGGCCACGAAATGA
- the repB gene encoding plasmid partitioning protein RepB, producing MARKDIFSSVMNPAPPKTERNDALSYVVSGASRSIKSSFEELAKASVVELDPDVVDSSFVSDRLDQDDEAFQELLVAIRERGQDSPVLVRPHPTASGRYQIVFGHRRVKVAKHLGRQVRAVVKPLADQDHVIAQGQENAARSNLSFIERTLFAKRLADLGYDQTVIKSALTLDATTFSKMQSVSSHVSEALILAIGSAKATGRDRWWQLSKLMQIPGNSQKAAAFVVSKAFEAEVGDGRFNLLFDFLSKSRRQVTKPTEATKKAWAPKDKSVSVDIRDTGKAFTLALKAKNASRFGSYIADNLEELYRAFKESETSGKTGD from the coding sequence ATGGCCCGTAAGGACATTTTCAGCAGCGTCATGAACCCTGCTCCGCCGAAGACGGAGCGGAACGATGCATTATCTTATGTCGTTAGCGGTGCTTCACGTTCGATCAAGAGCTCCTTCGAGGAACTCGCCAAGGCCAGTGTTGTCGAACTTGATCCGGACGTCGTAGACAGTTCCTTTGTGTCTGATCGGCTTGACCAGGACGACGAGGCCTTTCAGGAACTCCTAGTCGCGATCAGGGAGAGGGGGCAGGATTCTCCCGTTCTGGTGCGGCCTCACCCGACAGCATCGGGTCGCTATCAGATCGTTTTCGGACATCGCCGTGTCAAAGTCGCCAAGCACTTGGGGCGGCAGGTTCGAGCTGTCGTCAAGCCTTTGGCCGACCAGGATCACGTCATTGCGCAGGGTCAGGAAAATGCGGCCCGCTCGAACCTCTCTTTCATCGAACGGACACTGTTTGCCAAACGCTTGGCGGATCTTGGTTATGATCAGACGGTGATCAAATCTGCGCTGACGCTCGACGCGACAACGTTCTCCAAGATGCAGTCTGTGTCCTCGCATGTTTCGGAAGCACTCATCCTCGCTATAGGATCCGCAAAAGCGACTGGGCGCGATCGCTGGTGGCAATTATCAAAACTCATGCAGATTCCAGGCAATAGTCAGAAGGCTGCGGCGTTTGTTGTGTCAAAGGCTTTCGAAGCGGAAGTGGGCGATGGTCGGTTCAATCTGCTTTTCGACTTTTTGAGTAAATCAAGGCGCCAAGTGACCAAGCCCACAGAGGCAACCAAAAAGGCATGGGCGCCCAAGGACAAGTCCGTAAGTGTCGACATCAGGGATACCGGCAAGGCATTCACGCTGGCCTTGAAAGCGAAAAACGCTTCACGTTTCGGTAGCTATATAGCTGACAACCTTGAGGAGCTCTATCGAGCCTTCAAGGAATCGGAAACATCAGGGAAAACAGGAGACTAA